A DNA window from Hordeum vulgare subsp. vulgare chromosome 1H, MorexV3_pseudomolecules_assembly, whole genome shotgun sequence contains the following coding sequences:
- the LOC123406503 gene encoding protein BIG GRAIN 1-like — translation MDMRWAPAPARPRAPRRPADQPSFSSTLLDAICDSMDGPEARSATAAARAPAAARKQQEAALHYYYYKPALAASHRARGEAPTQGAAAADFSGRGYFSSSEVECSLGRLNRIRTSGAAAPRQKQQQQQQQPAPEKTARTKKPAAATRPASPGARLASLLNSIFAGKRHSAQRTAPTDQEPACSTAPSYARSCLSKTPPPSGARASRSRSTRTVRFLDIDGELAVAAAAVGRCRRIPVVEVEEELLRPADVEAHIDGGEKSSDASSDLFELENLAATASESGRWDRDGSYGNELPVYGTTGAGLHRGIAHPRPYEYGPYGLGRSCRKVV, via the coding sequence ATGGACATGAGgtgggcgccggcgccggcgcggcCCAGGGCGCCAAGGCGGCCGGCCGACCAGCCGTCCTTCTCCTCCACGCTGCTCGACGCGATATGCGACTCCATGGACGGCCCCGAGGCGAGAAGCGCCACGGCGGCAGCGAGGGCGCCGGCTGCGGCCAGGAAGCAGCAGGAGGCCGCCCTGCATTACTACTACTATAAGCCCGCCTTGGCCGCCAGCCACCGGGCGCGCGGCGAGGCGCCGACGCAGGGCGCCGCGGCCGCGGACTTCTCCGGCCGAGGGTACTTTTCCTCGTCCGAGGTGGAGTGCTCCCTCGGCCGCCTCAACCGCATCCGCACGTCCGGCGCCGCGGCACCGaggcagaagcagcagcagcagcagcagcagcccgcaCCGGAGAAGACGGCGAGGACAAAGAAGCCGGCGGCCGCCACCAGGCCGGCGTCCCCCGGCGCGCGGCTCGCCAGCCTGCTCAACTCCATCTTTGCCGGGAAGCGTCATTCGGCTCAGCGGACGGCCCCGACGGATCAGGAGCCCGCGTGCTCCACAGCGCCGTCGTACGCGCGGTCCTGCCTGTCTAAGACGCCGCCGCCGTCCGGGGCGCGGGCGAGCCGGAGCCGGAGTACTCGGACCGTGAGGTTCCTGGACATTGACGGTGAACTGGCCGTGGCCGCCGCGGCAGTGGGACGCTGCCGCCGAATTCCGGTggtagaggtggaggaggagctgcTCCGGCCGGCGGACGTGGAGGCGCACATCGACGGCGGCGAGAAGAGCAGCGACGCGAgctccgacctgttcgagctcgaGAATCTCGCGGCCACGGCTTCGGAGAGCGGCCGGTGGGATCGCGACGGATCGTACGGTAATGAGCTGCCGGTATACGGGACCACCGGAGCTGGCCTCCACCGTGGCATTGCCCATCCCCGCCCGTACGAGTATGGACCGTATGGTCTTGGTCGAAGTTGTAGAAAGGTTGTTTGA